The Papaver somniferum cultivar HN1 chromosome 3, ASM357369v1, whole genome shotgun sequence genome includes a region encoding these proteins:
- the LOC113355425 gene encoding gamma-interferon-responsive lysosomal thiol protein-like has protein sequence MASSSSSSSVFVLCQVILFCASIQSSSAQITVLSSPSGIKELEFTTHSADASKVTLALHYETLCPYCSNFMVNYLPQIFSNGLIDIIDLQLIPYGNARITSDKVITCQHGPTECELNTVEACALQVWPAQDKHFNFINCVETFVYNGQQSQWKSCYSKLGYEEEPINECYNSGLGQQLELGYAKATGALNPPHKYVPWVTVNDVPLYDDYRSFQTYVCNAYQGTKPAACQEGQQMDIIPNANSNQMLEVTFMEETSPTTNIKSPIAKARRQMKF, from the exons atggcttcttcttcttcatcatcatcagtgtTTGTATTATGTCAGGTCATTCTGTTCTGTGCTTCTATTCAATCATCATCAGCTCAGATAACAGTCTTATCATCACCATCAGGTATTAAGGAATTGGAATTTACTACTCATTCTGCAGATGCTAGTAAAGTTACTTTGGCACTTCACTATGAAACTCTGTGTCCCTATTGTTCAAATTTCATGGTGAATTATTTACCACAAATCTTCTCAAATGGACTCATTGATATCATCGATCTTCAACTCATTCCTTATGGTAATGCCAGAATTACTTCTGACAAAGTCATCACCTGCCAG CATGGACCGACTGAGTGTGAATTGAACACAGTGGAAGCATGTGCACTACAAGTCTGGCCTGCTCAG GATAAGCATTTCAATTTCATCAATTGTGTGGAGACGTTTGTTTACAACGGCCAGCAATCTCAATGGAAATCTTGTTACTCGAAATTGGGCTACGAAGAGGAACCTATTAATGAATGCTACAATAGTGGATTGGGACAACAG CTTGAGTTAGGATACGCAAAGGCTACAGGGGCTCTTAACCCTCCTCATAAATATGTTCCGTGGGTGACCGTCAATGATGTTCCTCTTTATGAT GATTATCGCAGCTTCCAAACATACGTCTGCAACGCCTATCAAGGCACTAAGCCAGCAGCTTGTCAAGAAGGACAGCAAATGGATATCATCCCTAATGCTAATTCAAACCAAATGCTTGAAGTTACTTTCATGGAGGAAACATCTCCAACAACTAATATCAAGTCTCCAATAGCTAAAGCAAGGCGCCAAATGAAATTCTGA